The Calditrichota bacterium genome includes a window with the following:
- a CDS encoding MBL fold metallo-hydrolase: MRYLVGEFELCFLRDGAFWLDGGGYFGVVPKVLWQKLVYADENNRVRLSINPLLVRTREHLVLIDPGLGDKWDERLRSIYRIERTPSLQESLTAYGYRVEEIDIVVATHLHFDHVGACTAMDAHGNAVPVFPNARHFFQRGEWEDALHPNERARAAYVAADFVPLAAAGLVQFVTGSSRIVEGVRVEVTGGHTRCHQIVLIESKGEVAAYLGGILPAVSHLPIAYTMGFDLYPVAVMDKRRELYQRAIERNWLVCLEHDCAVRAGHIERAGDKYRFVPVVQAADTDSRPS; the protein is encoded by the coding sequence ATGCGCTACCTGGTCGGTGAGTTCGAACTGTGCTTTCTCAGGGATGGTGCCTTTTGGCTCGACGGGGGAGGCTATTTTGGCGTTGTCCCGAAGGTACTGTGGCAAAAACTGGTGTACGCCGACGAAAACAATCGCGTGCGCCTGAGTATCAACCCTCTTCTCGTGCGGACGCGCGAGCATCTGGTTCTCATCGACCCAGGTCTGGGAGACAAGTGGGACGAGCGGCTGCGCTCGATCTACCGGATTGAGCGGACCCCGTCACTGCAGGAGTCGCTGACGGCCTATGGATACAGAGTCGAGGAGATCGACATCGTCGTGGCGACGCACCTCCACTTCGACCATGTGGGGGCGTGCACTGCAATGGATGCCCACGGAAACGCCGTACCTGTATTCCCCAATGCGCGGCACTTTTTCCAGAGAGGGGAGTGGGAAGATGCTCTCCACCCAAACGAACGTGCGCGTGCCGCCTACGTGGCCGCCGATTTTGTACCGCTCGCTGCAGCAGGCCTCGTGCAGTTTGTTACGGGCTCTTCGCGCATCGTAGAAGGCGTGCGGGTCGAGGTAACCGGCGGACATACGCGGTGCCATCAGATTGTGCTTATCGAGTCCAAAGGGGAGGTGGCGGCCTACTTGGGCGGCATTCTCCCCGCGGTGTCTCACCTGCCCATCGCCTACACTATGGGCTTTGACCTATATCCGGTGGCCGTCATGGACAAGCGGCGTGAACTTTACCAACGCGCCATTGAAAGAAATTGGCTGGTTTGCCTTGAGCACGACTGTGCGGTCCGCGCTGGGCACATAGAGAGAGCAGGTGACAAATACCGGTTTGTCCCTGTGGTGCAGGCGGCAGACACTGATTCGAGGCCGTCATAG